In a single window of the Prinia subflava isolate CZ2003 ecotype Zambia chromosome 3, Cam_Psub_1.2, whole genome shotgun sequence genome:
- the LOC134548516 gene encoding LOW QUALITY PROTEIN: uncharacterized protein LOC134548516 (The sequence of the model RefSeq protein was modified relative to this genomic sequence to represent the inferred CDS: inserted 4 bases in 2 codons; deleted 2 bases in 1 codon), producing the protein MVTIPAVTQSNVLDLLSERLLTHLPLRSSPLIKTEYAYENGQDQVPLITAQEVPFTVMELIKLKEEFSCHPHKTKTEYVWCVSLSGEDQLLLSEKEAEGYWGSGVFLTTGDCWVLWSLTQRTAXWAGGLDPLERGNPLALEETTDQFLETVHKAACLPFMDNCKLVPFQESLMMLTVDAERRTPLIHGLPDSLKPVSIQLQRRIQALAPLEKVAAALEGPTSSLAGNALKIXVAQELIIFGQKYGPLKIAVSRLETRGVRHIHLSPRLSPRIPSPIHSGGMGLPAHKTGCKGVL; encoded by the exons ATGGTCACAATCCCAGCTGTGACCCAGTCCAACGTTCTGGACCTCCTGTCTGAGCGCCTGCTCACTCACTTGCCTCTCCGATCCAGTCCCttaataaaaactgaatatgCATATGAAAATGGCCAGGATCAGGTCCCCCTTATAACAGCGCAAGAGGTGCCTTTTACAGTTATGGAGCTcattaaactgaaagaggaatTCAGTTGCcacccccacaaaaccaaaactgaataTGTTTGGTGTGTTTCCTTAAGTGGTGAAGACCAACTCTTGCTTAgtgagaaggaggcagaggGTTACTGGGGTTCCGGTGTTTTCCTCACCACTGGAGACTGCTGGGTGCTGTGGTCTTTGACCCAGAGGACTGC TTGGGCTGGTGGTCTGGACCCCTTGGAGAGAGGCAATCCCCTTGCTCTAGAAGAGACTACAGACCAGTTTCTGGAGACTGTCCATAAGGCTGCTTGCCTACCATTTATGGACAATTGTAAACTAGTCCCCTTCCAAGAATCCCTCATGATGCTCACGGTAGATGCTGAGAGAAGGACTCCTCTAATTCATGGGCTTCCTGACTCTCTAAAA CCAGTCAGTATTCAATTGCAGAGAAGGATACAGGCTTTAGCACCCTTAGAAAAggttgctgctgctctggaaggtCCTACCTCTTCCCTTGCAGGGAATGCCCTGAAGAT TGTTGCCcaagaattaattatttttgggCAAAAATATGGTCCCTTAAAAATAGCTGTGAGCAGATTGGAGACTCGTGGGGTGAGGCATATCCATCTCAGCCCAAGGCTGTCACCAAGAATTCCCTCCCCAATCCACTCAGGGGGGATGGGATTGCCTGCCCACAAGACAGGGTGCAAGGGAGTCCTGTAA